From Actinopolymorpha cephalotaxi, one genomic window encodes:
- a CDS encoding ABC transporter ATP-binding protein: MTAPLLVVDGLRHAYGAHTVLDAVSFTVNAGTALAVVGRNGTGKSTLLRCLTGAEKPTGGTVTFDGTTYEETAADIRRDVATVFDDIDFFPDLTVAEHLDLLARAHGVPDPEEVVEDTLHELGIAGTNRQFPSTLSSGQRHRLALATAFVRPRRLLVLDEPEQRLDVEGRQWLAEKLRSDLAAGVAVVFASHSPDLIEAVATDTLRVGGDA; this comes from the coding sequence ATGACCGCGCCGCTGCTCGTCGTCGACGGGCTCCGTCACGCGTACGGCGCGCACACCGTCCTGGACGCGGTGTCGTTCACGGTGAACGCCGGCACCGCGCTGGCCGTGGTGGGCCGCAACGGCACCGGGAAGAGCACCCTGCTGCGCTGCCTCACCGGTGCCGAGAAGCCCACCGGCGGCACGGTGACGTTCGACGGTACGACGTACGAGGAGACCGCGGCCGACATCCGCCGCGACGTGGCCACCGTCTTCGACGACATCGACTTCTTCCCCGACCTCACCGTCGCCGAGCATCTGGACCTGCTGGCCCGCGCGCACGGCGTACCCGACCCCGAGGAGGTCGTCGAGGACACCCTGCACGAACTCGGGATCGCCGGCACCAACCGGCAGTTCCCCAGCACTCTGTCGTCGGGGCAGCGGCACCGGCTCGCGCTGGCCACGGCGTTCGTCCGGCCACGCCGGCTGCTGGTGCTCGACGAACCCGAGCAGCGGCTGGACGTCGAGGGGCGGCAGTGGCTGGCCGAGAAGCTGCGCTCCGACCTCGCCGCCGGGGTGGCCGTGGTGTTCGCCAGCCACTCACCGGACCTGATCGAGGCGGTCGCCACCGACACGTTGCGCGTCGGCGGCGACGCATGA
- a CDS encoding DUF6297 family protein, giving the protein MTARVGAPEHRVTVPTPRALRRDLRQRRRDHSNRTLGQALDDLYLWLFAVLMVGSMAGTTLSRAWLEIARCSGSGCVDARLVLPLPLGAAVLALAVRTLVALGPLVASRASGTFLLGTPVDRRGMLLRPAAALLAGAIVVGAGLATVLVLLTSDHPVAAGAGALAGAGVGVAAVAGSILAQGAPKVRRALGIGCDVVVVATLAFVPLLLLDRAVWSTTWARPGPLLAVAVVATVAAVGLAVAVVGRLGRLPRRELVAGGELLSGLAGAAASLDTSMVSDLLVARRFRQRGAGRTLRGHGTGLVGIAVREAQRSLRSPQRLALAVGLLAVPYAVDRIGVPTLTPLLAVVVGYLALRPLGGGLHVIARSAGLRRAFPFTDRPLRMAFAAPLLAAAVLWALAALPAVAGNSMLVFGFSAPEPAAVTWLALAATVAAGGIRSVTRQRVSYDGPLISTPAGALPAGFVAQIFRGPDFALVGIVPLVFGLPWVLALGLPLALLAFAAYRG; this is encoded by the coding sequence ATGACCGCCCGGGTCGGCGCCCCCGAGCACCGGGTCACCGTGCCGACGCCGCGCGCGCTGCGGCGCGATCTCCGGCAACGTCGCCGAGATCACTCCAACCGCACCCTGGGCCAGGCGCTGGACGACCTCTACCTGTGGCTGTTCGCGGTGCTGATGGTGGGCTCGATGGCCGGCACGACGCTGTCGCGAGCCTGGCTGGAGATCGCCCGCTGTTCCGGGTCAGGCTGTGTGGACGCCCGGCTGGTGTTGCCGCTGCCGCTCGGGGCGGCGGTGCTGGCCCTCGCCGTGCGGACGCTGGTCGCGCTCGGTCCGCTGGTGGCGAGCCGGGCGTCCGGCACGTTCCTGCTGGGTACGCCGGTCGACCGGCGCGGGATGCTGCTCCGGCCGGCGGCCGCGCTGCTGGCGGGCGCGATCGTCGTCGGCGCCGGGCTGGCGACCGTCCTCGTCCTGCTCACCTCCGACCACCCCGTCGCGGCCGGTGCGGGGGCGCTGGCCGGTGCCGGAGTCGGCGTGGCCGCGGTCGCGGGGTCGATCCTCGCCCAGGGCGCGCCGAAGGTACGCCGGGCGCTGGGCATCGGCTGCGACGTGGTGGTGGTCGCCACCCTCGCCTTCGTACCCCTGCTTCTCCTCGACCGGGCGGTGTGGTCGACGACCTGGGCGCGGCCGGGTCCGCTGCTCGCCGTGGCGGTGGTGGCGACGGTCGCGGCCGTCGGGCTGGCGGTCGCCGTCGTCGGCCGGCTCGGCCGGCTGCCGCGTCGGGAACTCGTCGCGGGTGGAGAACTCCTGTCCGGACTGGCCGGCGCGGCGGCCTCCCTGGACACCTCGATGGTCTCCGACCTGCTCGTCGCCCGGCGGTTCCGGCAGCGGGGCGCCGGGCGCACCCTGCGCGGACACGGGACCGGCCTGGTCGGCATCGCCGTACGCGAGGCGCAGCGGTCGTTGCGTTCCCCCCAGCGACTGGCGCTGGCCGTCGGCCTGCTGGCGGTGCCGTACGCCGTCGACCGGATCGGCGTACCCACGCTCACCCCGCTCCTCGCGGTGGTGGTCGGCTATCTCGCGCTCCGCCCGCTCGGCGGCGGCCTGCACGTCATCGCGCGTTCGGCCGGCCTGCGGCGCGCCTTCCCGTTCACCGACCGGCCGCTGCGAATGGCGTTCGCGGCACCCCTGCTGGCGGCGGCAGTCCTGTGGGCGCTGGCCGCGCTGCCCGCCGTCGCCGGGAACTCCATGCTGGTCTTCGGGTTCTCCGCACCGGAACCCGCCGCCGTCACCTGGCTGGCCCTCGCCGCGACGGTCGCCGCCGGCGGGATCCGCTCGGTGACCCGGCAGCGGGTCAGCTACGACGGCCCGCTCATCTCCACCCCCGCCGGGGCGCTCCCGGCGGGCTTCGTCGCGCAGATCTTCCGTGGTCCCGACTTCGCCCTCGTCGGCATCGTGCCGCTGGTCTTCGGGCTGCCGTGGGTGCTCGCCCTCGGCCTGCCGCTGGCGCTGCTGGCGTTCGCGGCGTACCGAGGCTGA